From a single Scomber japonicus isolate fScoJap1 chromosome 12, fScoJap1.pri, whole genome shotgun sequence genomic region:
- the LOC128368639 gene encoding tripartite motif-containing protein 16-like has translation MAQQGAQLDQENFSCSICLDLLKDPVAIPCGHSYCMSCIKKHWEREDQRRIYSCPQCRQTFTPRPVLMKNTMLAALMEQLKKTGLQAAPADLGCAEHEDVACDFCTGRKLKALKSCLQCLASYCEKHLQPHYESPTFKKHKLVDPSEKLQENICSRHDEVMKMFCRTDQQSICSLCSVDEHKGHDTVSAAAERTERQRKLEVSRLNIQQRIQDREKDVKLLQQEVEAVSRSADKAVEDSEKIFTELIRLLQKRSSDVKQQIRSQQETEMSRVKELQEKLQQEITELKRKDAELKKLSHTEDHNQFLHNYPSVSQLSEPTDSSSINIHPLRYFEDVTAAVSELRDKLQDILKEEWTNISLAVTEVDVLLSDTKTEPKTRAGFLKYSREITLDPNTVHTELLLSSEGNRKVKRMSQQQSYFNHPERFNKYYQVLSRESLTTRCYWEVEWSGRGVGVAVAYKNISRVGGANGCVFGLNDKSVMLLCDSNTYTFWFNNISTPVSGPVSSRVGVYLDHRAGILSFYSISETMTLLHRVQTTFTQPLYAGVKLNYVGDTAEFCKLK, from the coding sequence ATGGCGCAGCAAGGAGCTCAGCTGGACCAAGAAAACTTTTCTTGTTCGATCtgtttggatctactgaaggatccagtggctattccctgtggacatagctactgtatgagctgtattaaaaaacactgggaaagagaggatcagaggaggatctatagctgccctcagtgcagacagaccttcacaccgaggcctgtcctgatgaaaaacaccatgttagcagctttaatggagcagctgaagaagactggactccaagctgctcctgctgatcttGGCTGTGCTGAAcatgaagatgtggcctgtgatttcTGTACTGGGAGGAAACTGAAAGCCCTAAAGTCCTGTTTGCAGTGTCTGGCTTCTTATTGTGAGAAACACCTACAGCCTCATTATGAATCACCTACAttcaaaaaacacaagctggtcgaCCCCTcagagaagctccaggagaacatctgctctcgtcatgatgaggtgatgaagatgttctgtcgtactgatcagcagagtatctgttctctctgctctgtggatgaacataaaggccacgacacagtctcagctgcagcagaaaggactgagaggcagagaaagctcgaggtgagtcgactaaacatccagcagagaatccaggacagagagaaagatgtgaagctgcttcaacaggaggtggaggccgtcagtcgctctgctgataaagcagtggaggacagtgagaagatcttcactgagctgatccgtctcctccagaaaagaagctctgatgtgaagcagcagatcagatcccagcaggaaactgaaatgagtcgagtcaaagagcttcaggagaagctgcagcaggagatcactgagctgaagaggaaagacgctgaactgaagaagctctcacacacagaggatcacaaccagtttctacacaactacccctcagtgtcacaactcagtgaacctacagactcatccagcatcaacatccatcctctcagatactttgaggatgtgacagcagctgtgtcagagctcagagataaactacaggacatcctgaaggaggaatggacaaacatctcactggcagtgactgaagtggatgttttactgtcagataCAAAaacagagcccaagaccagagctggattcttaaaatattcacgtgaaatcactctaGATCCAAATACGGTACACACagagttattattatcatctgaggggaacagaaaagtaaaaagaatgagtcaacaacagtcttatttTAATCATCCAGAAAGATTCAATAAATATtatcaggtcctgagtagagagagtctgacaacacgttgttactgggaggtggagtggagcggGAGAGGGGTTggtgtagcagtcgcatacaagaatatcagcagagttGGAGGCGCAAATGGATGTGTATTTGGATTAAATGACAAATCTGTTATGTTACTTTGTGACAGTAACACTTACAcattttggttcaacaacatctcaactcccgtctcaggtcctgtttcctccagagtcggagtgtacctggatcacagagcaggtattctctCCTTCTACAGcatctctgaaaccatgactctcctccacagagtccagaccacattcactcagcctctctatgctggagttAAGCTTAATTATGTTGGAGACACAGCTGAGTTTTGTAAACTCAAATAG
- the LOC128368669 gene encoding tripartite motif-containing protein 16-like, translating into MAQQGAQLDRENFCCSICLDLLKDPVTIPCGHSYCMSCIKNFWDENDKKEIYSCPQCRQTFTPRPVLMKNTMLAVLVEQLKKTGLQAAPADLCYAGPEDVACDVCTGRKLKAHKSCLVCLVSYCENHLQPHYESTKFKKHKLVDPSEKLQENICSLHDEVMKMFCRTDQQSICYLCSVDEHKGHDTVSAAAERTERQRELEVSRLNIQQRIQDREKDVKLLQQEVEAVSRSADKAVEDSEKIFTELIRLLQKRSSDVKQQIRSQQETEVSGVKELQEKLQQEITELKRKDAELKQLSHTEDHNQFLHNYPSVSQLSEPTDSSSINIRPLRYFEDVTAAVSELRDKLQDILKEEGTNISLTVTEVDVLLSDSKTEPKTRAEFLKYSCEITLDPNTAHKDVLLHEGNRKAEVTAQQQSYSSHPDRFTGCDQVLSRESLTGRYYWEVEWRGSIVRVAVAYKNISREGGAIKYIFGNNDKSWALRCYDNNYEFWFNNIKTLVPGPRSSRVGVYLDHRAGILSFYSVSETMTLLHRVQTTFTQPLYAGLWLNSVGDTAEFCELK; encoded by the coding sequence ATGGCGCAGCAAGGAGCTCAGCTGGACCGAGAAAACTTTTGTTGTTCGATCTGTTTGGATCTattgaaggatccggtgactattccctgtggacacagttactgcatgagctgtattaaaaacTTCTGGGATGAAAATGATAAGAAGGAAATCTACAGctgtcctcagtgcagacagaccttcacaccgaggcctgtcctgatgaaaaacaccatgttagcagttttagtggagcagctgaagaagactggactccaagctgctcctgctgatctctgctatgctggacctgaagatgtggcctgtgatgtctgcactgggaggaaacTGAAAGCCCACAAGTCCTGTCTGGTATGTCTCGTCTCATATTGTGAGAATCATCTTCAGCCTCATTATGAAtcaacaaaatttaaaaaacacaagctaGTTGACCCTTcagagaagctccaggagaacatctgttctcttcatgatgaggtgatgaagatgttctgtcgtactgatcagcagagtatctgttatctctgctctgtggatgaacataaaggccacgacacagtctcagctgcagcagaaaggactgagaggcagagagagctcgaggtgagtcgactaaacatccagcagagaatccaggacagagagaaagatgtgaagctgcttcaacaggaggtggaggccgtcagtcgctctgctgataaagcagtggaggacagtgagaagatcttcactgagctgatccgtctcctccagaaaagaagctctgatgtgaagcagcagatcagatcccagcaggaaactgaagtgagtggagtcaaagagcttcaggagaagctgcagcaggagatcactgagctgaagaggaaagacgctgaactgaagcagctctcacacacagaggatcacaaccagtttctacacaactacccctcagtgtcacaactcagtgaacctacagactcatccagcatcaatatccgtcctctcagatactttgaggatgtgacagcagctgtgtcagagctcagagataaactacaggacatcctgaaggaggaagggacaaacatctcactgacagtgactgaagtggacgttttactgtcagattCAAAaacagagcccaagaccagagctgagttcttaaaatattcatgtgaaatcactctggatccaaataCTGCACACAAAGACGTGTTATTACATGAGGGGAACCGAAAAGCAGAAGTCACAGcacaacaacagtcttattctagtcatccAGATAGATTCACTGGATGTgatcaggtcctgagtagagagagtctgactggacgttattactgggaggtggagtggagaggaagtaTAGTTCGTGtcgcagtcgcatacaagaatatcagcagagaaGGAGGtgcaattaaatatatatttggaaacaatgacaaatcttgggctttaAGATGTTATGATAACAATTATGAATTCTGGTTCAACAATATTAAAACTCTCGTCCCAGGTCctcgttcctccagagtcggagtgtacctggatcacagagcaggtattctctccttctacagcgtctctgaaaccatgactctcctccacagagtccagaccacattcactcagcctctctatgctggactttggcTTAATTCTGTTGGAGACACAGCTGAGTTTTGTGAACTCAAATAG
- the LOC128368668 gene encoding tripartite motif-containing protein 16-like — protein sequence MAQQGAQLDRENFSCSICLDLLKDPVTIPCGHSYCMSCINNFWDEEEKAVYSCPQCRITFTPRPVLMKNTMLAVVVEELKKTGLQAAAADLCYAGPEDVACDVCTGRKLKAHKSCLVCLVSYCEKHLQPHYESAKFKKHKLVDPSEKLQENICSRHDEVMKMFCRTDEQIICYLCSVDEHKGHDTVSAAAERTERQKKIELSRLNIQQRIQDREKDVKLLQQEVEAVSRSADKEVEDSEKIFSQLIHLLQKRSSDVKQQIRSQQETEVSGVKELQEKLQQEITELKRKDAELKKLSHTEDHNQFLHNYPSVSQLSEPTDSSSINIRPLRYFEDVTAAVSELRDKLQDILKEEGTNISLTVTEVDVLLSDSKSEPKTRAGFLRYSCEITLDPNTAHVKLLLSEENRKAKLMSQQQSYSSHPDRFTGCEQVLSRESLTRRCYWEVEWSKLGGRVAVAYKNISRAGGSNQCGFGRNDKSWALRFYDNCYTFWFNNISTPVSGPVSSRVGVYLDHRAGILSFYSISETMTLLHRVQTTFTQPLYAGLWIFDSGVTAELCKLK from the coding sequence ATGGCGCAGCAAGGAGCTCAGCTGGACCGAGAAAACTTTTCTTGTTCGATCtgtttggatctactgaaggatccggtgactattccctgtggacacagctactgcatgagctgtattaacaacttctgggatgaagaagaaaaggcaGTCTACAGCTGTCCTCAGTGCAGGATtaccttcacaccgaggcctgtcctgatgaaaaacaccatgttgGCAGTTGtagtggaggagctgaagaagactggactccaagctgctgctgctgatctctgctatgctggacctgaagatgtggcatgtgatgtctgcactgggaggaaacTGAAAGCCCacaagtcctgtctggtgtgtctcgTCTCATATTGTGAAAAgcacctccagcctcattatgaatcagcaaaatttaaaaaacacaagctggttgACCCCTcagagaagctccaggagaacatctgctctcgtcatgatgaagtgatgaagatgttctgtcgtACTGATGAGCAgattatctgttatctctgctctgtggatgaacataaaggtcacgacacagtctcagctgcagcagaaaggaccgAGAGGCAGAAAAAGATTGAgttgagtcgactaaacatccagcagagaatccaggacagagagaaagatgtgaagctgcttcaacaggaggtggaggccgtcagtcgctctgctgataaagaagtggaggacagtgagaagatcttctcTCAGCTGATCcatctcctccagaaaagaagctctgatgtgaagcagcagatcagatcccagcaggaaactgaagtgagtggagtcaaagagcttcaggagaagctgcagcaggagatcactgagctgaagaggaaagacgctgaactgaagaagctctcacacacagaggatcacaaccagtttctacacaactacccctcagtgtcacaactcagtgaacctacagactcatccagcatcaatatccgtcctctcagatactttgaggatgtgacagcagctgtgtcagagctcagagataaactacaggacatcctgaaggaggaagggacaaacatctcactgacagtgactgaagttgacgttttactgtcagattCAAAatcagagcccaagaccagagctggatTCTTGAGATACtcatgtgaaatcactctggatccaaacactgcacaCGTGaagctgttattatctgaggagAACAGAAAAGCAAAACTAATGAgtcaacaacagtcttattcaagtcatccagacagattcactggaTGTGaacaggtcctgagtagagagagtctgactagacgttgttactgggaggtggagtggagcaAGTTAGGAGGTCGTGTAGCAGTTGCATACAAGaacatcagcagagcaggaggctCGAATCAATGTGGATTTGGGCgcaatgacaaatcttgggctttaAGATTTTACGATAATTGTTATACATTCTGGTTCAACAACATCTCAACTCCTGTCTcaggtcctgtttcctccagagttggagtgtacctggatcacagagcaggtattctgtccttctacagcatctctgaaaccatgactctcctccacagagtccagaccacattcactcagcctctctatgctggactttggaTATTCGATTCTGGGGTCACAGCTGAGTTATGTAAACTCAAATAG
- the LOC128368650 gene encoding tripartite motif-containing protein 16-like, with translation MAQQGVQLARENFSCSICLDLLKDPVTIPCGHSYCMSCINNFWDEEDKKELYSCPQCRITCTPRPVLMKNTMLAVVVEQLKKTGLQAAAADLCYAGPEDVACDFCTGRKLKAHKSCLVCLVSYCENHLQPHYESTKFKKHKLVDPSEKLQENICSRHDEVMKMFCRTDEQIICYLCPVDEHKGHDTVSAAVERTERQRELEVSRLNIQQRMQDREKDVKLLQQEVEAVSLSADKAVEDSEKIFTELIRLLQKRSSDVKQQIRSQQETEVSGVKELQEKLQQEITELKRKDAELKQLSHTEDHTQFLHNYPSVSQLSEPTDSSSINIRPLRYFEDVTAAVSELRDKLQDILKEEWTNISLTVTEVDVLLSDSKTEPKTRAEFLRYSCEITLDTNTAHKGVLLHEGNRKAEVMAQQQSYSHHLDRFTGWYQVLSRESLTGRYYWEVEWRGSIIRVAVAYKNISRTGWSNECLFGNNDKSWALRCDNNSYEFCFNNIKTTVSGPYSSRVGVYLDHRAGILSFYSVSETMTLLHRVQTTFTQPLYAGVWLIDNGVTAEFCKLK, from the exons ATGGCGCAGCAAGGAGTTCAACTGGCCCGAGAAAACTTTTCTTGTTCGATCtgtttggatctactgaaggatccagtgactattccctgtggacacagctactgcatgagctgtattaacaaCTTCTGGGATGAAGAGGATAAGAAGGAACTCTACAGCTGTCCTCAGTGCAGGATTACGtgcacaccgaggcctgtcctgatgaaaaacaccatgttagcagttgtagtggagcagctgaagaagactggactccaagctgctgctgctgatctctgctatgctggacctgaagatgtggcctgtgatttctgcactgggaggaaacTGAAAGCTCacaagtcctgtctggtgtgtctcgTCTCATATTGTGAGAATCATCTTCAGCCTCATTATGAAtcaacaaaatttaaaaaacacaagctggttgACCCCTcagagaagctccaggagaacatctgctctcgtcatgatgaagtgatgaagatgttctgtcgGACTGATGAGCAgattatctgttatctctgccctgttgatgaacataaaggccacgacacagtctcagctgcagtagaaaggactgagaggcagagggagctcgaggtgagtcgactaaacatccagcagagaatgcaggacagagagaaagatgtgaagctgcttcaacaggaggtggaggccgtcagtctctctgctgataaagcagtggaggacagtgagaagatcttcactgagctgatccgtctcctccagaaaagaagctctgatgtgaagcagcagatcagatcccagcaggaaactgaagtgagtggagtcaaagagcttcaggagaagctgcagcaggagatcactgagctgaagaggaaagacgctgaactgaagcagctctcacacaccgAGGATCACacccagtttctacacaactacccctcagtgtcacaactcagtgaacctacagactcatccagcatcaatatccgtcctctgagatactttgaggatgtgacagcagctgtgtcagagctcagagataaactacaggacatcctgaaggaggaatggacaaacatctcactgacagtgactgaagtggatgttttactgtcagattCAAAAAcagaacccaagaccagagctgagttcttaagatattcatgtgaaatcacaCTGGATACAAATACTGCACACAAAGGCGTGTTATTACATGAGGGGAATAGAAAAGCAGAAGTAATGGCACAACAACAATCTTATTCTCATCACCTGGATAGATTCACTGGATGGtatcaggtcctgagtagagagagtctgactggacgttattactgggaggtggagtggagaggaagtaTAATTCGTGTAGCAGttgcatacaagaatatcagcagaacAGGATGGTCAAATGAATGTCTATTTGGAaacaatgacaaatcttgggctCTAAGATGTGACAATAACAGTTATGAATTCTgtttcaacaacattaaaactacCGTCTCAG GTCCTTATTcttccagagtcggagtgtacctggatcacagagcaggtattctgtccttctacagcgtctctgaaaccatgactctcctccacagagtccagaccacatttactcagcctctctatgctggagttTGGCTTATAGATAATGGGGTCACAGCCGAGTTCTGTAAACTCAAATAG
- the LOC128368671 gene encoding tripartite motif-containing protein 16-like: MAQQGTQLDRENFSCSICLDLLKDPVTIPCGHSYCMSCINNFWDGEDDKNIYSCPQCRIIFTPRPVLMKNTMLAVVVEQLKKTGLQAAAADLCYAGPEDVACDVCTGRKLKAFKSCLVCLVSYCENHLQPHYESTKFKKHKLVNPSEKLQENICSHHDEVMKMFCRTDQQIICYLCSVDEHKGHDTVSAAAERTERQRELEVSRLNIQQRIQDREKDVKLLQQEVEAVSRSADEAVEDSEKIFTELIRLLQKRSSDVKQQIRSQQETEVSQVKELQEKLQQEITELKRKDAELKKLSHTEDHNQFLHNYPSVSQLSEPTDSSSINIRPLRYFEDVTAAVSELRDKLQDILKEEGTNISLTVTEVDVLLSDSKAEPKTRAGFLKYSCEITLDPNTAYMKLLLSEGNRKAKLMSQQQSYSSHPDRFTVYEQVLSRDSLTGRCYWEVEWSGLGVRVAAAYKNISRVGNSNECGFALNDQSWALRFYNNCYTFWFNNISTPVSGPVSSRVGVYLDHRAGILSFYSVSETMTLLHRVQTTFTQPLYAGLWLLDSGVTAEFCRLK, from the coding sequence ATGGCGCAGCAAGGAACTCAACTGGACCGAGAAAACTTTTCTTGTTCGATCtgtttggatctactgaaggatccagtgactattccctgtggacacagctactgcatgagctgtattaacaacttctgggatggagaggatgacAAGAACATCTACAGCTGTCCTCAGTGCAGGATTAttttcacaccgaggcctgtcctgatgaaaaacaccatgttagcagttgtagtggagcagctgaagaagactggactccaagctgctgctgctgatctctgctatgctggacctgaagatgtggcctgtgatgtctgcactgggaggaagctgaaagccttcaagtcctgtctggtgtgtctcgTCTCATATTGTGAGAATCATCTTCAGCCTCATTATGAAtcaacaaaatttaaaaaacacaagttgGTCAACCCCTcagagaagctccaggagaacatctgctctcatcatgatgaagtgatgaagatgttctgtcgtactgatcagcagattatctgttatctctgctctgtggatgaacataaaggccacgacacagtctcagctgcagcagaaaggactgagaggcagagagagcttgaggtgagtcgactaaacatccagcagagaatccaggacagagagaaagatgtgaagctgcttcaacaggaggtggaggccgtcagtcgctctgctgatgaagcagtggaggacagtgagaagatcttcactgagctgatccgtcttctccagaaaagaagctctgatgtgaagcagcagatcagatcccagcaggagaCTGAAGTGAGTcaagtcaaagagcttcaggagaagctgcagcaggagatcactgagctgaagaggaaagacgctgaactgaagaagctctcacacacagaggatcacaaccagtttctacacaactacccctcagtgtcacaactcagtgaacctacagactcatccagcatcaatatccgtcctctgagatactttgaggatgtgacagcagctgtgtcagagctcagagataaactacaggacatcctgaaggaggaagggacaaacatctcactgacagtgactgaagtggatgttttactgtcagattCAAAagcagagcccaagaccagagctggattcttaaaatattcatgtgaaatcactctggatccaaacactgcatACATGAAGCTGTTATtgtctgaggggaacagaaaagcaaaacTAATGAgtcaacaacagtcttattctagtcacccagacagattcactgtaTATGaacaggtcctgagtagagatagtctgactggacgttgttactgggaggtggagtggagcggGTTAGGAGTTCGTGTAGCAgccgcatacaagaatatcagcagagtaGGAAACTCAAATGAATGTGGATTTGCGCTCAATGACCAATCTTGGGCTTTAAGATTTTACAATAATTGTTATAcattttggttcaacaacatctcaactcccgtctcaggtcctgtttcctccagagtcggagtgtacctggatcacagagcaggtattctgtccttctacagcgtctctgaaaccatgactctcctccacagagtccagaccacattcactcagcctctctatgctggactttggcTATTAGATTCTGGAGTCACAGCCGAGTTCTGTAGACTCAAATAG